Proteins encoded together in one Phyllostomus discolor isolate MPI-MPIP mPhyDis1 chromosome 6, mPhyDis1.pri.v3, whole genome shotgun sequence window:
- the HTATIP2 gene encoding oxidoreductase HTATIP2 isoform X1, producing the protein MHRSMSLSTGAAVAAAVAALVTALLLLWCEEAGPGTGSSSMAETEALPKLREDFRMQNKSVFILGASGETGRVLLKEILEQGLFSKVTVIGRRKLTFDEEAYKNVNQEVVDFEKLDDYASAFRGHNVGFCCLGTTKAKAGAEGFVRVDRDYVLKSAELAKAGGCKHFNLLSSKGADKSSSFFYLQVKGEVEDRVGELKFDRYSIFRPGVLLCDRQESRPAEWLVRKFFGSIPASWARGHSVPVATVCRAMLNNAVRPSGKEKEVLDNMAIHSLGKADAS; encoded by the exons ATGCACCGGTCCATGTCGCTGAGCACAGGAGCAGCAGTGGCGGCGGCGGTTGCTGCGCTGGTAACCGCCCTGCTCTTGCTGTGGTGTGAGGAGGCGGGGCCGGGGACCGGCTCAAG TAGCATGGCTGAGACAGAGGCGCTGCCCAAGCTTCGGGAAGACTTCAGGATGCAGAACAAATCCGTCTTTATTTTGGGCGCCAGTGGGGAAACCGGCCGAGTGCTCTTAAAAGAAATACTGGAGCAGGGCCTCTTTTCCAAAGTCACAGTCATTGGCCGGAGGAAGCTGACTTTTGATGAAGAAGCTTATAAAAATGTG AATCAAGAAGTGGTGGATTTTGAAAAGTTGGATGACTATGCGTCTGCCTTTCGAGGCCACAATGTTGGATTCTGTTGCCTGGGCACCACGAAAGCAAAAGCCGGGGCG GAGGGGTTTGTGCGTGTCGATCGAGACTATGTCCTGAAATCTGCAGAGCTGGCCAAAGCTGGAGGGTGCAAGCATTTCAACTTGCTGTCCTCTAAAGGAGCGGATAAGTCGAGCAGTTTTTTTTATCTGCAAGTTAAG ggAGAAGTAGAAGATAGAGTGGGAGAATTAAAATTTGACCGTTACTCAATATTTAGGCCTGG agTTCTGTTATGTGATAGGCAAGAATCTCGCCCAGCCGAATGGCTGGTGAGGAAATTCTTTGGCTCCATACCAGCATCTTGGGCCAGAGGGCATTCTGTTCCAGTGGCGACGGTGTGCAGAGCGATGCTGAACAACGCAGTGAGACCCAGCGGCAAGGAGAAGGAGGTGCTGGACAACATGGCCATCCACAGCCTGGGGAAAGCCGACGCCTCTTAA
- the HTATIP2 gene encoding oxidoreductase HTATIP2 isoform X2 yields the protein MHRSMSLSTGAAVAAAVAALVTALLLLWCEEAGPGTGSSMAETEALPKLREDFRMQNKSVFILGASGETGRVLLKEILEQGLFSKVTVIGRRKLTFDEEAYKNVNQEVVDFEKLDDYASAFRGHNVGFCCLGTTKAKAGAEGFVRVDRDYVLKSAELAKAGGCKHFNLLSSKGADKSSSFFYLQVKGEVEDRVGELKFDRYSIFRPGVLLCDRQESRPAEWLVRKFFGSIPASWARGHSVPVATVCRAMLNNAVRPSGKEKEVLDNMAIHSLGKADAS from the exons ATGCACCGGTCCATGTCGCTGAGCACAGGAGCAGCAGTGGCGGCGGCGGTTGCTGCGCTGGTAACCGCCCTGCTCTTGCTGTGGTGTGAGGAGGCGGGGCCGGGGACCGGCTCAAG CATGGCTGAGACAGAGGCGCTGCCCAAGCTTCGGGAAGACTTCAGGATGCAGAACAAATCCGTCTTTATTTTGGGCGCCAGTGGGGAAACCGGCCGAGTGCTCTTAAAAGAAATACTGGAGCAGGGCCTCTTTTCCAAAGTCACAGTCATTGGCCGGAGGAAGCTGACTTTTGATGAAGAAGCTTATAAAAATGTG AATCAAGAAGTGGTGGATTTTGAAAAGTTGGATGACTATGCGTCTGCCTTTCGAGGCCACAATGTTGGATTCTGTTGCCTGGGCACCACGAAAGCAAAAGCCGGGGCG GAGGGGTTTGTGCGTGTCGATCGAGACTATGTCCTGAAATCTGCAGAGCTGGCCAAAGCTGGAGGGTGCAAGCATTTCAACTTGCTGTCCTCTAAAGGAGCGGATAAGTCGAGCAGTTTTTTTTATCTGCAAGTTAAG ggAGAAGTAGAAGATAGAGTGGGAGAATTAAAATTTGACCGTTACTCAATATTTAGGCCTGG agTTCTGTTATGTGATAGGCAAGAATCTCGCCCAGCCGAATGGCTGGTGAGGAAATTCTTTGGCTCCATACCAGCATCTTGGGCCAGAGGGCATTCTGTTCCAGTGGCGACGGTGTGCAGAGCGATGCTGAACAACGCAGTGAGACCCAGCGGCAAGGAGAAGGAGGTGCTGGACAACATGGCCATCCACAGCCTGGGGAAAGCCGACGCCTCTTAA
- the HTATIP2 gene encoding oxidoreductase HTATIP2 isoform X3, translated as MAETEALPKLREDFRMQNKSVFILGASGETGRVLLKEILEQGLFSKVTVIGRRKLTFDEEAYKNVNQEVVDFEKLDDYASAFRGHNVGFCCLGTTKAKAGAEGFVRVDRDYVLKSAELAKAGGCKHFNLLSSKGADKSSSFFYLQVKGEVEDRVGELKFDRYSIFRPGVLLCDRQESRPAEWLVRKFFGSIPASWARGHSVPVATVCRAMLNNAVRPSGKEKEVLDNMAIHSLGKADAS; from the exons ATGGCTGAGACAGAGGCGCTGCCCAAGCTTCGGGAAGACTTCAGGATGCAGAACAAATCCGTCTTTATTTTGGGCGCCAGTGGGGAAACCGGCCGAGTGCTCTTAAAAGAAATACTGGAGCAGGGCCTCTTTTCCAAAGTCACAGTCATTGGCCGGAGGAAGCTGACTTTTGATGAAGAAGCTTATAAAAATGTG AATCAAGAAGTGGTGGATTTTGAAAAGTTGGATGACTATGCGTCTGCCTTTCGAGGCCACAATGTTGGATTCTGTTGCCTGGGCACCACGAAAGCAAAAGCCGGGGCG GAGGGGTTTGTGCGTGTCGATCGAGACTATGTCCTGAAATCTGCAGAGCTGGCCAAAGCTGGAGGGTGCAAGCATTTCAACTTGCTGTCCTCTAAAGGAGCGGATAAGTCGAGCAGTTTTTTTTATCTGCAAGTTAAG ggAGAAGTAGAAGATAGAGTGGGAGAATTAAAATTTGACCGTTACTCAATATTTAGGCCTGG agTTCTGTTATGTGATAGGCAAGAATCTCGCCCAGCCGAATGGCTGGTGAGGAAATTCTTTGGCTCCATACCAGCATCTTGGGCCAGAGGGCATTCTGTTCCAGTGGCGACGGTGTGCAGAGCGATGCTGAACAACGCAGTGAGACCCAGCGGCAAGGAGAAGGAGGTGCTGGACAACATGGCCATCCACAGCCTGGGGAAAGCCGACGCCTCTTAA